From the bacterium genome, one window contains:
- a CDS encoding sigma-70 family RNA polymerase sigma factor: SRRRRRWLVPFQKDAQEAEKQQTAASHSDPLEEVEKQERIQQVRQALARLPADQRLAMILHRYEGLSYQEIAEATKSSVAAVESRLHRARKKMRLFLSAYVEKT; this comes from the coding sequence AGTCGCAGGCGGAGACGTTGGCTGGTTCCATTCCAAAAAGATGCACAAGAGGCTGAGAAACAGCAGACAGCAGCCTCGCACTCCGATCCCCTGGAAGAAGTGGAGAAGCAGGAGCGCATCCAGCAGGTGCGACAGGCGCTGGCGCGCCTGCCTGCGGATCAACGTCTGGCGATGATTCTGCATCGCTATGAGGGCTTGTCTTATCAGGAGATCGCTGAGGCGACGAAGAGCAGCGTAGCGGCGGTCGAATCGCGGCTGCATCGAGCGAGAAAAAAAATGCGGCTATTTTTATCAGCCTATGTGGAAAAAACTTGA
- a CDS encoding periplasmic heavy metal sensor produces MINWKNLFLLFSLAVNIAAAATLAYFWGRHDEMRRLPALLQRPDRTVNSSAPLWKTMGLRHSQREELAKLRAPFNERMRSLRLQLQANRHRLMQLLLMNPTAADSIQFLLRQMAEDQTQLDRSTVEHLLKLRPHLDERQWRLMVQALDRERHPSRGMRRPGPFKRIEP; encoded by the coding sequence ATGATTAATTGGAAGAACCTCTTTTTGCTCTTCTCTCTGGCCGTCAACATCGCTGCCGCAGCCACCCTGGCCTATTTTTGGGGACGGCACGATGAGATGCGACGGCTGCCGGCTTTGCTGCAACGGCCTGACCGAACCGTAAATTCTTCTGCCCCGTTGTGGAAGACGATGGGGCTTCGGCATTCGCAAAGAGAGGAATTGGCCAAGCTGCGCGCACCGTTCAACGAACGAATGCGTTCGCTTCGCTTGCAACTCCAGGCAAACCGTCATCGGCTGATGCAGCTTTTGCTTATGAACCCCACGGCAGCGGATTCGATTCAATTTCTCCTCCGGCAGATGGCGGAGGATCAGACGCAGCTGGACCGCAGCACGGTTGAACACTTGTTAAAGTTGCGACCCCATCTGGATGAACGTCAATGGCGTTTGATGGTGCAAGCCCTGGACCGGGAAAGACATCCGAGCCGCGGGATGAGGCGCCCGGGTCCGTTTAAACGAATAGAACCATAG
- a CDS encoding Spy/CpxP family protein refolding chaperone, with protein sequence MKKMIMGLVIIILALDATLLTAQPAQFRRDGDFDRQQGFLALNLSETQKQAMRELRRKHEKELIPLRSQWQSVGLDVEAALEAEEPDLAKINRLVDEKSKIRAEITKKRIAHRLAMVKLLTPEQRKIWRDRQGKEWGRGWDRDWRKGWGRGWDRWMDGDWQDRINRGPFGWRMQDKPLAGEK encoded by the coding sequence ATGAAAAAGATGATAATGGGATTGGTGATAATCATTCTGGCGCTGGATGCGACCCTGTTAACAGCGCAACCTGCTCAGTTCCGCCGCGACGGCGATTTCGACCGGCAACAGGGTTTTCTGGCCTTGAATTTGTCCGAAACGCAGAAACAGGCCATGCGGGAATTACGTAGAAAGCATGAGAAAGAACTGATCCCGCTGCGCAGCCAATGGCAGTCCGTGGGCCTCGACGTGGAGGCGGCGTTGGAGGCGGAAGAGCCGGATCTGGCCAAAATCAACCGTCTGGTCGATGAAAAGAGCAAGATTCGTGCAGAGATCACCAAGAAACGGATTGCTCATCGTCTTGCCATGGTCAAGCTGTTGACCCCGGAGCAGCGCAAGATCTGGCGCGATCGCCAGGGAAAGGAGTGGGGAAGAGGCTGGGATAGAGACTGGAGAAAAGGCTGGGGAAGGGGCTGGGATAGATGGATGGACGGCGATTGGCAAGATCGCATTAACAGAGGTCCTTTTGGCTGGCGCATGCAGGATAAACCGCTTGCCGGAGAAAAATAA